A part of Oncorhynchus masou masou isolate Uvic2021 chromosome 21, UVic_Omas_1.1, whole genome shotgun sequence genomic DNA contains:
- the LOC135507521 gene encoding DNA-binding protein inhibitor ID-3-A-like produces MKAISPMRSVRSCYEAVRCISDQSLSITRNKPSMEESVGALCDMNDCYSKLKELVPSIPQNKSVSQVEILQHVIDYIFDLQIALEDESSATTTPDLVLSLKVQRNTSPLHSGQEDNGARKKK; encoded by the exons ATGAAAGCCATCAGTCCTATGAGATCTGTCAGAAGCTGCTACGAAGCTGTCCGCTGCATTTCGGATCAGAGTCTCTCCATCACCCGGAATAAGCCATCTATGGAGGAATCCGTGGGCGCGCTGTGCGATATGAATGACTGCTACTCCAAACTGAAGGAGCTGGTACCGAGCATCCCACAGAACAAGTCCGTCAGCCAAGTGGAAATTCTGCAACACGTTATCGACTACATATTCGACCTACAAATCGCGTTGGAAGACGAGTCTTCAGCGACAACCACGCCTGATTTGGTGCTGTCACTAAAG GTGCAGAGAAACACATCTCCACTTCACTCTGGGCAAGAGGACAATGGGGCCAGAAAGAAG AAGTGA